A region of Selenomonadales bacterium 4137-cl DNA encodes the following proteins:
- the der gene encoding ribosome biogenesis GTPase Der: MSKPIVAIVGRPNVGKSTLFNRIAQKRVSIVEDIPGVTRDRIYMDAEWLNHEFTMIDTGGIEIESTDKILTSMRHQAKLAIKEADVVVFVVDAKTGLTSADEEVAVILKNARKPILLAVNKVDSPKDELETFEFYNLGLGEPYAISAANALGLGDLLDQIVAALPKETSVADETDTIKVAFIGRPNVGKSSLVNALLGEERVIVSDIPGTTRDAIDTHYSKDGSDFILIDTAGMRRKARIDQPVERYSVIRSLRAVDRADVVLMLIDAVDGVTEQDKKIAGYAHEAGRASIIVVNKWDLVEKDSKTTLRYTETIRSELGFMQYAPVLFLSALTRQRVNRVSELVKFVADQHAMRVATSVLNQVIEDAVAINPPPSERGRKLKIFYTTQPGVKPPTFVFFVNDAEIMHFSYLRYLENKLREAFGFEGTPLKLVVRGRKDKEDD; encoded by the coding sequence ATGAGCAAACCGATCGTAGCCATCGTTGGCCGGCCCAATGTCGGCAAATCCACCCTCTTCAACCGCATCGCCCAGAAGCGCGTCTCCATCGTCGAAGACATCCCCGGCGTAACCAGGGATCGCATCTACATGGACGCAGAATGGCTTAACCACGAATTCACCATGATCGACACCGGCGGCATCGAGATCGAGTCCACCGACAAAATCCTGACCTCCATGCGCCATCAGGCCAAACTCGCCATCAAAGAGGCCGACGTCGTCGTCTTCGTCGTCGACGCCAAAACAGGCCTGACCTCAGCCGACGAAGAAGTCGCCGTCATCCTCAAAAACGCCCGCAAACCCATCCTTCTCGCCGTCAACAAAGTCGACAGCCCCAAAGACGAACTGGAAACCTTCGAATTCTACAACCTCGGCCTCGGCGAGCCCTACGCCATTTCGGCCGCCAACGCCCTCGGCCTCGGCGACCTCCTTGACCAGATCGTCGCCGCTCTGCCTAAAGAGACATCCGTCGCCGACGAAACCGACACCATCAAAGTCGCCTTCATCGGTCGGCCAAATGTTGGCAAATCGTCGCTCGTCAACGCCCTACTCGGCGAAGAAAGGGTCATCGTCAGCGACATCCCCGGCACCACCCGAGACGCCATCGACACCCACTACTCCAAAGACGGCTCCGACTTCATCCTCATCGACACCGCCGGCATGCGGCGCAAAGCCAGAATCGACCAACCCGTGGAACGCTACAGCGTCATCCGTTCCCTCCGGGCCGTCGACCGGGCCGACGTAGTCCTGATGCTCATCGACGCCGTCGACGGCGTCACCGAGCAGGACAAAAAAATCGCCGGCTACGCCCACGAGGCCGGACGGGCCAGCATCATCGTCGTCAACAAATGGGACCTCGTCGAAAAAGACAGCAAAACCACCCTCCGTTACACCGAAACCATTCGCAGCGAGCTCGGCTTCATGCAGTACGCGCCCGTGCTGTTTCTCTCGGCCCTTACCAGGCAACGCGTCAACCGGGTCAGCGAACTGGTCAAATTCGTCGCCGATCAGCACGCCATGCGCGTTGCCACCAGCGTGCTCAACCAGGTCATCGAAGACGCCGTCGCCATCAACCCCCCGCCGTCCGAGCGGGGCAGAAAACTGAAAATCTTCTACACCACTCAGCCGGGCGTAAAACCGCCCACCTTCGTCTTCTTCGTCAACGACGCCGAAATCATGCA
- a CDS encoding cob(I)yrinic acid a,c-diamide adenosyltransferase, with protein sequence MKDLGLIQVYTGNGKGKTTASLGLAFRASGHGFKVCMLQFMKDCSDYGEVKAAQYLPGFVVIPVGRHDFVDLADPAPVDIELAGKGWEQAKKTIDSGEYDIVILDEINVAMACGLLPAADVAAFLTAEKRNVEIVLTGRYAPPEIIAIAHLVTEMQEVKHPYNDGVAARQGIDY encoded by the coding sequence ATGAAAGACCTCGGACTCATCCAAGTGTATACCGGCAACGGCAAAGGAAAAACTACAGCTAGCCTCGGCCTGGCCTTCCGGGCCTCGGGCCACGGCTTCAAAGTCTGCATGCTCCAATTCATGAAAGACTGCTCGGATTATGGCGAAGTAAAAGCGGCCCAGTATCTGCCGGGCTTTGTCGTCATTCCGGTCGGCCGCCACGACTTCGTCGACCTCGCCGACCCCGCTCCCGTCGACATCGAGCTTGCCGGAAAAGGCTGGGAGCAGGCAAAAAAAACCATCGACTCCGGCGAATACGACATCGTAATCCTTGACGAAATAAACGTCGCCATGGCCTGCGGACTACTCCCCGCAGCCGACGTCGCCGCCTTCCTTACGGCCGAAAAGCGCAACGTCGAAATCGTCCTCACCGGCCGCTACGCGCCGCCGGAAATAATCGCCATCGCCCACCTCGTCACCGAAATGCAGGAAGTGAAGCACCCCTACAACGACGGTGTGGCGGCCCGCCAGGGCATCGACTACTGA